CTCGGTGCGGCGCGGCGAGGTGGTCGGGCTGGCCGGGCTGGTCGGGTCCGGCCGCTCCGGGGTGGCGCGGGCGGTGTTCGGCCTGGAGCCGCGGGCCGGGCGGGTCGTGGTCGGCGGTCGGGAGCTGCCGCCGGGCGACCCGCGGGCGGCGATCCGGCACGGCGTGGCGCTGGTGCCCGAGGACCGCCGCGACCAGGGCCTGGTGCCCGCGCTGTCGATCGAGCGCAACGCGAGCCTGACCCGGTTGCGGCAGGTCTCGCCGCTCGGGCTCACCCGCCGGTCCCGGGAGCGGTCGCTGGCGGGGGAGTGGGCGGCGCGGCTGGGCGTGAAGCACCGGCGGCTGACCGACCCGGTGGCCACCCTGTCCGGCGGCAACCAGCAGAAGGTGGTGCTGGGCAAGTGGCTGGCCACCGGGCCGTCCGTGCTGCTGGTCGACGAGCCCACGCGCGGCGTCGACGTGGGCGCCAAGGTCGAGGTGCACCGGCTGCTGGCCGAGGAGGCCGCGCGCGGCACGGCGGTGCTGCTGATCTCCTCGGAGCTGCCCGAGGTGCTGGGCATGGCCGACCGGGTGCTGGTGCTGCGCGAGGGGCGGCTGGTCGCCGAGCTGCCCCGCGGGCGGGCGACCGAGGAGGCCGTGGTGCGGGCGGCCACCGGCGGTGCCGGGTGAGGCGGGAGGCGGGCGCCGCCGCGGCCCTGGTGCTCGTGGTGGTGGCGACCGCGCTGGTCAACCCCGGGTTCGTCGGTCCGCAGGGCCTGCGCGACCTGTTCCTCAACGCCTCGGTCACCGCGCTGCTGGCGGTCGGGCAGGCGGTGCTGGTGATCACCCGCAACGTCGACCTGTCGGTCGGCTCGGTGATGGGCCTGACCGCGTTCGGCTCGGGGCAGCTGTTCCTGGCCGACCGGGGCACGCCCGTGGTGGTCGTGGTGCTGGCCGGGGTGGCGCTGGGCGTGGCGTGCGGCGCGGTGAACGGGGCGCTGGTGGCCGCGGCCGGGGTGCCCGCGCTGGTGGTCACCCTCGGCACGCTGTACGTGTTCCGGGGCGTCGACCACGGCTGGGCCTCGGCCACCGGCGTGCACCAGGTCAACGCCGACCGGATGGCGCCGGGGTTCCTGGAGCTGGGCAGCGGCTCGGTGCTGGGCGTGCCGAACCTCGCGCTGATCGCGCTGGTCGTGCTGGTGGTGGTCGGGTTCGTGCTGCGGGACCTGCGGTCCGGGCGCGAGCTGTACGCCATCGGCTCGGACCCGGAGGCGGCGCGGCTGGTCGGCATCCCGGTCGGCAGGCGGGTGTTCGCCGCGTTCGCGGTGTCCGGCGGCCTGGCGGGCCTGGCGGGCGTGCTGCACGCGTCGTACTTCGGCACGGTCAACGCCTCCGTCGGCACCGGGCGGGAGCTGGCCGTGGTGGCGGCGGTGGTGGTGGGCGGGGTGGCTATCTTCGGCGGCTCGGGCACGGTGCTCGGCGCGGCCCTGGGCGCGCTGTTGCTGACCACGGTGACGGGCGCGCTGCCGGTGCTGGGCGTGCCCGCGTTCTGGCAGCGGGCGGTGGACGGCGCGGCGCTGCTGCTGGCCATCTCGCTGGACCGCGCCGTGCGCGGGCGGGCGCGGGGTGCCCGTGCGTGACCTCAAGTGGGAGTCGGTGCTGGTCGCGCTGTGCGTGGTGGTGTTCGCCGCGGCCGCGGTCACCACGCCCGGGTT
This portion of the Saccharothrix syringae genome encodes:
- a CDS encoding ABC transporter permease, which translates into the protein MRREAGAAAALVLVVVATALVNPGFVGPQGLRDLFLNASVTALLAVGQAVLVITRNVDLSVGSVMGLTAFGSGQLFLADRGTPVVVVVLAGVALGVACGAVNGALVAAAGVPALVVTLGTLYVFRGVDHGWASATGVHQVNADRMAPGFLELGSGSVLGVPNLALIALVVLVVVGFVLRDLRSGRELYAIGSDPEAARLVGIPVGRRVFAAFAVSGGLAGLAGVLHASYFGTVNASVGTGRELAVVAAVVVGGVAIFGGSGTVLGAALGALLLTTVTGALPVLGVPAFWQRAVDGAALLLAISLDRAVRGRARGARA